The following are from one region of the Rhizobium sullae genome:
- a CDS encoding GNAT family N-acetyltransferase: protein MPEFELTASPSPEDLAIIQDALSAFNTEDVGAWERKPLAVLIRDTDGKVTGGLSGYTAWGWLFTQTLYIPETQRGKGMAGKILAAAEEEAKARGCHGAWIDTFNPQALHTYQQAGYEIFGDLPQFPKGRTRSFLRKNLG from the coding sequence ATGCCGGAATTCGAGCTGACAGCATCGCCCTCCCCAGAGGACCTTGCCATCATCCAGGATGCGCTCAGCGCCTTCAACACGGAGGACGTCGGCGCTTGGGAACGCAAGCCGCTCGCCGTCCTCATCCGCGATACCGACGGCAAGGTGACAGGTGGACTTTCGGGCTACACCGCATGGGGCTGGCTCTTTACGCAGACCCTCTACATTCCGGAAACCCAGCGCGGCAAAGGCATGGCCGGAAAGATCCTCGCTGCGGCAGAGGAAGAGGCAAAAGCCCGCGGCTGCCACGGCGCATGGATCGATACGTTCAATCCGCAGGCGCTGCACACCTACCAGCAGGCGGGCTATGAAATCTTCGGCGACCTGCCGCAGTTTCCGAAAGGCCGGACACGGAGCTTCCTGCGCAAGAACCTTGGTTAG
- a CDS encoding DUF4159 domain-containing protein, whose protein sequence is MSTLPFAFAYPAILGALVALPVIWWLLRLTPPRPKSEVFPPLKILAAVLKREETPAQSPWWLTLLRMLLAAAVILAIADPVFNPRTSSLAAGGPLVLFVDNGWATSPDWERRVQTAEALIDDAESAGTPVAVAFTADPTNNAVPGTATAARDMLRAAEPQPLVPDRERAFEALRAALNGTKPGTLAFLSDGVAAKEDDATVRQLADLQPAELRLIEGDATRTVAITGATNAADAMSVTATRVDSTGAASLPLTAQDAQGRAIAAGTVDFQPGQSVASGSIPAPFEMRNDFARVSIDNHATAGSVHLLDDGFKRRRVVLLSGEAGDEFQPLLSPLYYIQRALQPYADLIQPNTPDLAASIPDLLSQNPSVIIMADIGRLPQETYEPMQRWIANGGTLIRFAGPRLAAAPADDPLVPVTLRQGERALGGALSWAEPQPLADFPNFGPFAGMAKPTDVTVKRQVLAEPTPDLAERTWASLADGTPLVTTKPINAGRIVLFHVSAEATWSNLPISGNFVEMLRRIVQLSRSGGVTSEAGAATTAEALPPFRLLTAKGVLTTETGTARPLIPNAKAEPVSNFDNPPGLYGSEDGFTALNVLPNNAELRPLDTAGINVLREGLIGGETWSAKPTLFLIAFLLLLADSLIVMFMGGAFSRLRSAARPAAIIAVAVGAAFFLQPSQLRADDSKPGDDQIFQRLDNTHLAYVVTGEQDVDNISEHGLEGLTEFLTFRTTLEPAPPVGLDLTKDELSFYPIIYWPVSASAPMPSAAAINRIDAYMRAGGTVLFDTRDQFASLDNNGGASSANGERLQQILANLDIPPLEPVPSDHVLTKSFYLLSSFPGRYSGSPLWIESRQDDRASDAKSTASADGVSPILITGNDLAGAWAVDQNGSPMLPTVPPDEMQREYSYRAGVNIMMYMLTGNYKTDQVHIPALLERLGQ, encoded by the coding sequence ATGAGCACCCTTCCCTTTGCTTTCGCCTATCCTGCAATCCTCGGCGCGCTTGTCGCCCTGCCGGTCATCTGGTGGCTGCTGCGGCTCACGCCGCCGCGTCCGAAGTCCGAAGTCTTCCCGCCGCTGAAGATTCTGGCGGCCGTGCTGAAGCGTGAGGAAACACCTGCCCAAAGCCCTTGGTGGCTGACGCTGCTGCGTATGCTGCTGGCCGCTGCCGTGATCCTCGCCATTGCCGACCCGGTCTTCAATCCGCGTACCAGTTCGCTCGCCGCAGGCGGCCCGCTGGTGCTCTTCGTCGACAACGGCTGGGCGACGTCGCCGGATTGGGAACGCCGCGTGCAGACCGCCGAAGCGCTGATCGACGATGCCGAATCCGCGGGCACGCCCGTCGCGGTCGCCTTTACGGCCGATCCGACCAACAATGCCGTGCCGGGCACCGCGACAGCAGCCCGCGATATGCTGCGCGCCGCCGAGCCGCAGCCGCTCGTTCCGGATCGCGAACGCGCCTTCGAGGCATTGCGCGCGGCCCTCAACGGCACGAAACCCGGCACCCTCGCCTTCCTTTCTGATGGCGTTGCCGCCAAGGAAGACGATGCCACCGTCCGCCAACTCGCCGACCTGCAGCCTGCCGAGCTCCGTCTCATCGAAGGCGATGCCACACGAACGGTCGCGATCACCGGTGCCACGAATGCCGCAGACGCCATGAGCGTGACAGCGACGCGCGTTGACAGCACGGGCGCTGCCTCGCTGCCGCTGACGGCGCAGGATGCCCAGGGCCGCGCGATTGCCGCAGGCACGGTCGATTTCCAGCCCGGACAGTCTGTTGCCTCAGGCTCGATTCCCGCCCCCTTCGAGATGCGCAACGATTTCGCACGCGTCAGCATCGACAATCATGCCACGGCAGGCTCGGTCCATCTGCTCGACGATGGCTTCAAGCGCCGCCGCGTGGTGCTGCTTTCCGGCGAAGCGGGCGATGAATTCCAGCCGCTGCTTTCGCCTCTCTATTACATTCAGCGCGCATTGCAGCCTTATGCCGATCTGATCCAGCCGAACACACCGGATCTCGCGGCCTCCATTCCCGACCTGCTGTCGCAGAACCCGTCCGTCATCATCATGGCCGATATCGGCCGGCTGCCGCAGGAGACCTATGAGCCGATGCAGCGCTGGATCGCCAATGGCGGCACGCTGATCCGCTTCGCCGGTCCGCGCCTCGCCGCCGCGCCGGCGGATGACCCACTGGTGCCGGTGACGTTGCGCCAGGGCGAGCGTGCGCTTGGCGGCGCGCTCTCCTGGGCCGAGCCGCAGCCGCTCGCGGATTTCCCGAATTTCGGTCCTTTCGCCGGCATGGCCAAACCGACAGATGTGACCGTCAAGCGCCAGGTTCTGGCCGAGCCGACGCCCGATCTTGCCGAGCGCACCTGGGCAAGCCTTGCCGACGGCACGCCGCTGGTAACGACCAAGCCGATCAATGCCGGCCGTATCGTGCTCTTCCATGTCAGCGCCGAGGCGACCTGGTCCAACCTGCCGATCTCCGGCAATTTCGTCGAGATGCTGCGTCGCATCGTTCAACTCTCCCGCTCGGGCGGCGTAACCTCCGAGGCCGGTGCAGCAACGACCGCCGAAGCCCTGCCGCCCTTCCGCCTGCTGACCGCGAAGGGCGTGCTGACGACGGAGACCGGCACTGCGCGGCCGCTGATCCCGAACGCAAAGGCCGAGCCCGTTTCCAATTTCGACAATCCGCCCGGACTCTATGGTTCAGAAGACGGCTTTACCGCATTGAACGTATTACCGAATAACGCCGAGCTGAGGCCGCTCGACACGGCTGGCATCAATGTCCTGCGCGAAGGCCTGATCGGCGGTGAAACCTGGTCCGCCAAGCCCACTCTCTTCCTCATCGCCTTCCTTTTGCTCCTGGCGGACAGCCTCATCGTGATGTTCATGGGCGGCGCCTTCTCCCGGTTGCGTTCGGCCGCGCGTCCTGCGGCGATCATCGCAGTTGCCGTCGGTGCGGCCTTCTTCCTGCAGCCGTCGCAATTGCGCGCCGACGATTCCAAGCCCGGCGACGACCAGATATTCCAGCGACTGGACAATACTCACCTCGCCTATGTCGTCACCGGCGAGCAGGACGTCGACAATATTTCCGAGCATGGCCTTGAAGGCCTGACCGAGTTCCTGACCTTCCGCACGACACTAGAACCGGCGCCACCCGTCGGCCTTGATCTGACGAAGGACGAGCTGTCCTTCTATCCGATCATCTATTGGCCGGTTTCGGCCTCCGCGCCGATGCCGTCTGCGGCTGCGATTAACCGCATCGACGCCTATATGCGCGCCGGCGGAACGGTACTTTTCGATACGCGAGACCAGTTCGCCTCGCTGGACAATAATGGCGGTGCGTCGAGCGCCAATGGCGAGCGTCTGCAGCAGATCCTCGCCAATCTCGACATCCCTCCACTGGAGCCGGTTCCTTCGGACCACGTGCTGACGAAGTCCTTCTACCTGCTCTCCAGCTTCCCGGGCCGCTATTCCGGAAGCCCTCTGTGGATCGAGTCGCGACAGGACGACCGCGCGTCGGACGCCAAATCCACCGCCTCGGCCGACGGCGTTTCGCCGATCCTGATCACCGGCAACGATTTGGCCGGAGCCTGGGCGGTCGATCAGAACGGTTCACCAATGCTGCCGACAGTTCCGCCGGATGAAATGCAGCGCGAATACTCCTATCGGGCCGGCGTCAACATCATGATGTATATGCTGACGGGCAACTACAAGACCGATCAGGTCCACATCCCCGCGCTCCTCGAACGGCTGGGACAGTGA
- a CDS encoding DUF58 domain-containing protein, producing MASIGQIVNPTPGSDALARARQRASLVPDCLVEAKRIANNVIAGWHGRRKRGIGENFWQFRPYTEGESLSRIDWRRSARDDHTYVREREWEAAHTIWLWADMSPSMMYKSTFGSVSKEGRALVIMLALAEILARSGERIGCPGVMEPVAARNAAERLATALMHAPLPGGLPEIAMIRGWSDLVLIGDFLDDAPAIMARITPLARRGLRGHMVEIADPAEELFPYTGRTEFTDPETGSKLVSGRAENIREAYGRAYLARRDDLGQSLRHLGWTFVTHRTDHLASEALVAVHMYLSGMPAKATHGGLL from the coding sequence GTGGCATCTATCGGACAGATCGTCAATCCGACCCCTGGCAGCGATGCCCTTGCCCGCGCAAGGCAGCGGGCTTCCCTGGTGCCGGACTGCCTGGTCGAAGCCAAGCGCATCGCCAACAACGTGATTGCCGGCTGGCACGGCCGCCGCAAGCGCGGCATCGGTGAGAACTTCTGGCAATTCCGCCCCTATACCGAAGGGGAAAGCCTGTCGCGCATCGACTGGCGCCGTTCGGCCCGCGACGACCATACCTATGTCCGCGAGCGCGAATGGGAAGCCGCCCACACCATCTGGCTCTGGGCCGACATGTCGCCCTCGATGATGTACAAGTCGACCTTCGGCAGCGTCTCGAAGGAAGGCCGCGCGCTCGTCATCATGCTGGCGCTCGCTGAAATCCTGGCGCGCTCCGGCGAACGCATCGGCTGCCCCGGCGTCATGGAACCGGTCGCCGCCCGCAACGCCGCCGAGCGGCTTGCGACCGCGCTGATGCATGCGCCGCTGCCCGGCGGACTACCGGAAATCGCCATGATCCGCGGCTGGAGCGATCTCGTGCTCATCGGCGACTTCCTAGACGATGCACCGGCGATCATGGCCCGCATCACCCCGCTTGCCCGCCGCGGCCTTCGCGGCCATATGGTCGAGATCGCCGATCCCGCCGAGGAGCTTTTTCCTTACACCGGCCGCACCGAATTCACCGATCCGGAAACCGGTTCGAAGCTCGTGTCCGGCCGTGCGGAAAACATCCGCGAAGCCTATGGCCGCGCTTATCTGGCACGCCGGGACGATCTCGGCCAGTCGCTTCGCCACCTCGGCTGGACGTTCGTCACCCATCGCACCGATCACCTGGCATCCGAAGCGCTGGTCGCCGTGCACATGTATCTTTCCGGCATGCCGGCCAAGGCGACGCATGGAGGGCTGTTATGA
- a CDS encoding membrane protein, whose protein sequence is MTVDFSPFIPWPVLAALAAVVAVVAAFAIWRGIRGAWIRTLAAFALLAALANPLLMQEDREQLSTVVPVIVDRSQSQQTPERIKMTDEALAQLKDRLSRFPNIEPRYVDATEPEDSDTPSTRLFTALSAAVADVPPARIGGAIMLTDGEVHDAPGVTQALGFEAPVHGLITGKANEFDRRIEVIKAPRFGIVNEEQQLVLRVFDDGPSPGSAADVTVKLNGDVIATMQATPGQDTPFSFRVPRGGSNVLEFSVAGFPGEVTEANNRAVHVIDGIRENLRVLLVSGEPHAGERAWRNLLKSDASVDLVHFTILRPPEKQDGTPINELSLIAFPTRELFVDKIKDFDLIIFDRYQHRGVLPILYYDYIAQYVENGGALLIAAGPEHAGQDSIALTPLSAVLPAEPTGQMIDKAFYPRLSEEGRKHPVTRGLDGSVDEPPHWGRWFRSVDVASPHGQTVMVGADNHPLLLLNRAGQGRVAMLLSDQGWLWARGFEGGGPHVSLYRRIAHWLMKEPALEEEALTARASGRTLEVTRQTIGDNPGEATVRYPSGKMENLPLAQSEPGLFKAEKKMDEIGLFEIRNGDLTTLVHVGAVDAPEFKAMISTTDVLKPISDKTRGLVTRVSDTNGAVEVPPILPVRGQIRVVDNDRMQIKLTNETVLKGINTLPLFAGFAGVGVLLLAFGAMWWREGR, encoded by the coding sequence ATGACGGTTGATTTCTCGCCCTTCATTCCCTGGCCGGTTCTTGCGGCGCTTGCGGCCGTGGTCGCCGTTGTCGCGGCCTTCGCCATCTGGCGCGGCATCCGCGGCGCCTGGATCCGCACGCTCGCCGCCTTCGCATTGCTGGCAGCGCTCGCCAATCCGCTGCTCATGCAGGAAGACCGCGAGCAGCTTTCGACGGTCGTTCCCGTCATCGTCGACCGCAGCCAGAGCCAGCAGACGCCGGAACGCATCAAGATGACCGACGAGGCGCTGGCGCAGCTGAAGGATCGCCTCTCGCGCTTCCCGAACATCGAACCTCGCTATGTCGATGCGACCGAGCCGGAAGATTCTGATACGCCGTCCACACGCCTCTTCACCGCGCTTTCGGCTGCCGTTGCCGACGTGCCTCCTGCCCGCATCGGCGGCGCGATCATGCTGACGGACGGCGAAGTGCATGACGCGCCGGGCGTCACTCAGGCGCTCGGCTTCGAAGCGCCGGTCCACGGCCTGATTACCGGTAAGGCCAACGAATTCGACCGCCGCATCGAGGTGATCAAGGCGCCGCGCTTCGGCATCGTCAATGAAGAGCAGCAACTGGTCCTGCGCGTCTTCGACGACGGCCCGAGCCCCGGCAGCGCGGCCGATGTCACCGTGAAGCTGAACGGCGACGTGATCGCCACGATGCAGGCGACGCCGGGTCAGGATACGCCGTTTTCCTTCAGGGTCCCGCGCGGCGGCAGCAACGTGCTGGAATTCTCGGTGGCTGGTTTCCCCGGCGAAGTGACCGAGGCAAACAACCGCGCCGTTCATGTCATCGATGGTATCCGTGAGAACCTGCGCGTGCTTCTGGTCTCCGGCGAACCGCATGCCGGCGAGCGCGCCTGGCGCAATCTCCTGAAGTCCGACGCCTCGGTCGATCTCGTCCATTTCACCATTCTGCGCCCGCCCGAAAAGCAGGACGGCACGCCGATCAACGAGCTTTCGCTGATCGCCTTCCCGACGCGCGAGCTTTTCGTCGACAAGATCAAAGACTTCGACTTGATCATCTTCGATCGGTACCAGCACCGCGGCGTGCTGCCGATCCTTTACTACGACTACATCGCCCAATATGTCGAAAACGGCGGCGCGCTGCTGATCGCCGCGGGTCCCGAACATGCCGGCCAGGATTCGATCGCGCTGACGCCGCTTTCGGCCGTTCTTCCCGCCGAGCCGACCGGCCAGATGATCGACAAGGCCTTCTATCCCCGCCTTTCCGAGGAGGGCCGCAAGCATCCCGTCACCCGCGGCCTCGACGGCTCCGTTGATGAGCCGCCGCATTGGGGCCGCTGGTTCCGCAGCGTCGATGTCGCCTCTCCGCATGGCCAGACGGTGATGGTCGGCGCCGACAATCATCCGCTGCTGCTTTTGAACCGCGCCGGCCAGGGGCGCGTCGCCATGCTGCTCTCCGACCAGGGCTGGCTCTGGGCCCGCGGCTTCGAGGGCGGCGGCCCGCATGTCTCGCTCTACCGCCGCATCGCGCATTGGCTGATGAAGGAACCGGCGCTGGAGGAGGAAGCGCTGACGGCACGCGCCTCAGGCCGCACGCTGGAGGTTACCCGCCAGACGATCGGCGACAATCCGGGCGAGGCTACGGTCCGATATCCGTCAGGCAAGATGGAAAACCTTCCGCTGGCGCAATCCGAGCCCGGTCTCTTCAAGGCCGAGAAGAAGATGGATGAGATCGGCCTCTTCGAAATCCGCAACGGCGACCTGACGACGCTCGTCCATGTCGGTGCCGTCGATGCGCCCGAATTCAAGGCGATGATCTCGACGACGGACGTGCTGAAGCCGATTTCCGACAAGACACGCGGCCTTGTCACCCGCGTTTCAGATACTAATGGCGCTGTCGAGGTGCCGCCGATCCTGCCGGTTCGCGGCCAGATCCGCGTGGTCGACAACGATCGCATGCAGATCAAGCTGACTAACGAGACAGTTCTGAAGGGCATCAACACCTTGCCGCTCTTTGCCGGTTTTGCCGGCGTCGGCGTGCTGCTGCTCGCCTTTGGCGCCATGTGGTGGCGCGAAGGACGATGA